The DNA window TTTTTAGGAATATTTGCATATTCTAGTCTTTCTCTTATTCCAGCTAAAAGTAATAATGCTAGTGAAAATCCTACTGCAACTCCAAAACCATTTACTACTGTTTCTATAAAATTATATCCTTCTTGGATATTTATTATAGCAACCCCTAGAACAGCACAGTTTGTTGTAATTAATGGTAAAAATACTCCAAGTGCTTTATATAAACTTGGTGATGTCTTTTTTATTGCCATTTCAACGAATTGTACAAGAGAAGCTATTATTAATATAAAAGCTATTGTTTGTAAATATCCTAAACCAAGAGGTTCTAGTATTAATCTGTAAGCTATCCAAGTTACTCCTGAAGCTATTGT is part of the Fusobacterium nucleatum genome and encodes:
- the rsxA gene encoding electron transport complex subunit RsxA, which gives rise to MSIGGLFSIIVTSIFINNIIFAKFLGCCPFMGVSKKVDSSLGMGMAVTFVITIASGVTWIAYRLILEPLGLGYLQTIAFILIIASLVQFVEMAIKKTSPSLYKALGVFLPLITTNCAVLGVAIINIQEGYNFIETVVNGFGVAVGFSLALLLLAGIRERLEYANIPKNFKGVPIAFITAGLLAMAFMGFSGMQI